The DNA region TTTCAGGAAATCTTCATTGCGCGCAATTTTAGCGGAATCGGTATGGATTGATGCATAATCTTCCTGTAAGTTTTCCACTTTCATTGCGGTGATTACCTCATCTCCGATTTTCTCAAATTTCTTAATTTCCTCTTTACGTTGATTAATAAAACTTTTATATTTATTTAATTCAAGATTTACTTCAGTTTCTTCGCGACTTTTTGCAAGTCGTTTTGCATTTTCATCAATCAATCCAAAAACAGGATTTGCTTTGATTCGCTGCTTGCTGTTGTTAGCAACATCTTCCAAATTATCTATTACAAACGTATTGGGAGAATAATTTTGTTTTTCGATGACATCGTATGGCAATGGATGTTTGTATTCCTTTTCTCCATTGACAATATAACTATACGTATCAGGAAGCAGAATATCGGGCTCAACACCCTTTAACTGAACAGATCCACCACTTACTCTGTAATATTTTTGAATGGTTACTTTCATTTCACCCAAAGGTTTCATTTCTGAATTTGGAGTTAACTGATCCAAATTACGAAATTGTTGCACACTCCCTTTTCCAAAAGTAGGTTCGCCACCAACAATCACGGCGCGTTTATAATCTTGTAAACATGCACTGATGATTTCCGATGCAGAAGCACTGTTGCTGTTTACCAGGATGACCATCGGTCCGTCGAAAAAAACATTTTTATCCGGATCATTATAAGGTCTGATACCGCGTCGATCTTTAACCTGAACAACAGGGCCTTCATCAATAAACAATCCAGACATGTCTACAACTTCTTGCAAACTTCCCCCACCATTATTTCTTAAATCAAGTATTAAACTGGTGGCTCCTTCCTTTTTTAATTTTTGCAATTCTTCAGCAATGTCTTTTGCCGCTGATGGACTGTTTGGATCATTAAAATCAGCATAAAAACGGGGTAATTTGATATATCCGATTTTATCCTCTTTCCCCTCTTGCTTTAATAAAGCGGAACGTGCAAATCCTTCGTCCATGATCACCTCATCCCGAATAATTGAAATTATTTTTATGGTGCCATCCTGTTTTTTAACTTTCAAACTGACCTTGGTTCCTTTTTTACCACGAATTTTACTAACTACGTCATCAATCCGCATGCCTTTGATGTCAACCGGTTCCATTCCATCTTGCTGAACCCCCATTATTAAGTCATTTGCTTCCAATTCACCCTGGCGCGCCGCAGGTCCTCCTGGCACGATCGAACTCACTTTTGTAAATTCACGTTCGGTTTGAAGCCGCGCCCCAATGCCTTCCAGTTTTCCAGACATATTAATATTGAAATCTTCCTTCTCTTTAGGATTTAAATAATCTGTATGCGGATCGTATAAATGGATAAATGTATTTACATAAATTTCAAACCGGTCTTCTCGTTTTAATTTGGATAAACGGTCAAACCAGGCATCCATCATGTCCTTAACTTCTTTATTGATATCCATCCGAATGGAATCATCCGGACGTGTCTTCTTTTCTTTTTCTAATTGCTGCAAATCTTCAATATAGCGATTTAATTTTTCATACTTAATTGATTTGCGCCAATAGTCTTTCATCTCCTTATCATCTGCAGGCCATTTCCGCTTATCTGCATCCAATTCAACTTTTTCATCTTTGGTAAATTCAAAAGGCATGTTTATAAATTCCTCGTAATAAGATTTAGATTTGACTATCGCTTCATCAATCAACTTTAAGGACAAATCAAAAAATTCCAATTTGCCTCCCTTAAAATGATCATCCAGATCATTTTTAAATTTTTCCATTTGTTTTACATCCTTCTGAGTATAAAACCGCTTGCCAGGATCCATATCTACCAAAAACTCATCGAATGCTTTTTGTGAAAAGGCATCATCCACTACCGGAGGTGCATAATGGAATCTTTGGGAACTTTCATAAACCAATTTCAATAAATGACTCTCCTTGGAAGTCGGTTCCCCTTGCGGATGACTGCAATTTGCAGTAAAATAGACGAGTAACATGCTCAAAGGCACTAAAAGGAACCAGGCTTTTTTTGATTTCATTTTTTCTTTCATTTTGCAATTAATCTATTCAACAGATTTTAACTCATTTTCATTATCAAGAATAAACTGATTTATAAAAAGTTTAACAAAGATGAGGAAATCCGTTACTTATCGTTGTAAAGATACTACGAAAAGCTTCGTATTAAATAATCTAAAGCCAATTTATTTTGAATAATTCGATGGGAATTTTCATAATCAGTCAGCGAACAAGAGGAATTTCTGGCATTAAAAGCATAGCGGTGTTTTGCTATCAGCTCATACAATCCATCTCGTAAAAGCCTGGGAATCAACCTATAAATTTTGAAAATTGACCACCAACCGCCCAGCGCAATCAATATTTTGAAAACAGCATCGGAACGGTAAAAAACCTTCCCCTCCTGAACCAAAACAATTGAATCCACCTGCTTTAAGGGTTCCTGGATCTTGAGTTGTTTGCCCAACTCAGCATCTAAATTTAAATTGCAATAAATAAACTGTTCACTTTGATCCCATTTAAGCAATAGCCTTACCCATCGATTACAAAATCCACAATTTCCATCAAAAAAAACGATTCCAACTTGCTTAGACACAGGTATTAAAACAATTTTCCAAAGGGTTTGATCTTAAAATGCTCATTTATTTATTCAAACAACTAGATTTTATATTCTACGATCCCACCCGGAAATTCAAATCCCTGATAAAAAAGCAATTCGGCTGCCATCGTTTGATCCAATTCCTGTTATAATCATTTTGATTTGTACATTGTATTTCCAAACGAACCCATGAAAGTCTACAAACCCACTTTTTACTTCGTTTTCTCATTACTTGCCTTGGCAACATGGTACAACTATCAGGAAATCAGTTTTAAAAAACCTCAATCCATTCATAAATGGCGGCAAGCCGATGGTGCTTCTCTCGCTCTTAACTATTACCAGCATGGCATGCATTTTTTTCATCCTCAAACCCATAACCTCACTTCGGATGGAGGAAATTCCGGTGCCGCTTGCACCAGCGAAATGCCTATTTTATATTTTGGTGTTGCCCTATTATACAAGTTGTTTGGATATCACGATTTCATATTCCGGATTTTTAATACCCTCTTGTTTTTTTTGGGACTATGCTATCTTTTTAAAATCTTTCAGTATTTATTAAATGATACCCTTTGGTCTCTCTTGCTTTCGGTGTTGTTTTTTACCGCTCCAGTTTTAGTCTATTATGGCAATAACTATCTCAGCAATACCGGCGCCCTTTCGTTTGCTATCATTGGTTGGTATTTTTTTATAAAATTTTATTTTGAACGAAATTCCAAATTACTTTATACAGCATGCACTTTATTTTTTATTGCTGCCTGCTTTAAACTGACTTCTTTAATGAGCTTGTTAAGCATTCTTGCAGTCGTGCTGGCAAATCAATTCAATCTGATACCGCTGGATCGCACCGAGAAATTTATCAAGTCATTAAAACCGTTTCTATTCTATAATGCTGTCCTATTATCACTTTTGGCGATATGGATTTTTTATGCACGTACTTACAATACAGCACACGATAGCAGTTACTTTTCTACCACCACCTTCCCAATTTGGAGTTTGTCATCGGTAGAAATCAAAGGCGTATTGGAAAACATTCAAACCCTTTGGTTGGATCAGTATTTTCATCCTTCGGTCATCCTGTTATTATCAGCTTGCCTGGTCTTTTTAATTTGGAATAGAAATAAAAATATAAGCCTATTCAATTTATTGCTAGCATTTATGAGCATCCAAATGATCGTATTTATCCTGCTGCAATTTTGGACATTTGCGGATCACGACTATTATGTTATTGATCTCTACATCTTTCCGATGTTGATGCTTTTATTTACTGCTTATGCTCTTCACAAGCAATTTCCACAAATATTTCAATCAAAGTACTTAAAAATAGGATTTACATTTTTCATACTCTTCAATGTAGTATATGCAAGACAGGAAATGAATACCAGGTATTCTGAACCCATAAACGATTTTGAATCCAATGCAGCGATATACAGCATTACTCCATATCTGAGACAAATAGGAATTCAGGCTGAGGATCGGGTCATTTCAATACCTGATTTTAGTCATGCATCCTTGTATCTTATGAATCAAAAAGGATGGACAGAATATACGGATGCGCGATTTAACACTGGCACAAAAATTCCCTACAATCAGGATAGTGCCGGAATTCAATTATCAATCAGCAGAGGCGCAAAGTATTTAATCATAAATGGAATTTCTGAAATTCACAAAAAACCTTATCTCAAATCATTTTGCAAAAACTTAAAAGGACGCTACCAAAACGTATTCATTTTTGATTTGATCGCAACAGAAAACAATTTTAATCCTGATGCACGTGAAGTATTAAAAAAATATACTTGTGACGCAGAATTTCGTACACCAGATGGTATTTACTATCAATCAACCGCAGACAGCAGTTTATTTGAATTTGGACAAACACAAACCAACGAACAGGCTCATTCCGGAATGAATGCGTGTAAACTGGATGAACTAAATCCTTATGGTATGACATTAAAGATTCCACAAATTAAAAGTGGATTCATATTTGAAATTACTGTTTGGCGAAAAGCGTCCGAAAATTCCAAATCAAGCTTAATTGCTTCCAGCGAACCCAATCCATTTTATTCCGGCGAATGTAAAATTATTGAACGCGAGCCAAGTGGATGGGTAAAACTTAAAATGGAATTTGAAATCAGTCCGCCCCTGGCTGGTCAGGAGCTTAAAATTTATGCATACAATCCAGACAAACAAGTTGTCTATTTTGATGATCTAGAAGTGATCTGTTATAAAATGATAGAATAACCAATTGGCTAAAGTTTTTTAGCTCAATTTACAGATAACTCTCTATTTAATTATTTTGCTTTAGAACTTGTTCTACTTCCGATTTTCACATTTATAATTTCAACAAAAACTGCGAAAGCCATTGAATAATAAATGTAGCCTTTAGGAATATGAAAATCCAATCCTTCAGCAATTAAGGCCGTTCCAATCATCAGTAAAAATGCCAAAGCCAATATCTTAATTGCAGGATGATTATTTATAAAATTGTTTAAGGTTCCGGCAACCATCATCATAATGATCATTGAAACAATTACAGCAGCAATCATAATGGCTATTTGGTCAACCATACCTACTGCGGTAATCACAGAGTCTAGAGAAAAAACGATGTCAATTAAAATAATCTGAAGAACAACTCCGTGAAATGTTATATTTTTTATGTTTGCTTCCAATATTGAATCTGAATGCTCAATTTTCTCATGTATTTCCCGTACACTTTTTATCAATAAAAACAAACCACCTATTATTAATATGATATCCCTTCCAGAAAATCCAAGTGAACCTATTGTAAAGAAATCATTCGTCAAACCCATAATCCATGATATCGAGAATAACAGCATAATACGAATGACTAAAGCCAAGCTTAAACCTATTTGACGCGCTCTCCTTTGTTGGTGTTTGGGAAGTTTATTAGCAAGTATGGAAATAAAAATCAGGTTGTCAATACCTAAAACAATTTCTAATGCACACAAAGTTAAAAAAGCGATCCATACATCCGGGTTAAACAGCCATTCCATAAAATTTTGCTTGGATTTAAAATGATACCGATATAAACTCTAAACTTTTGAATATAGTTCACTAAAACAGAAAATTAATCTTATGTTTATTTTGATTTATTTTAATGTTTATTGGATTCCTTTGGATTTGAGTAATTTCTACAAAATTTAGTATAATTAGTCGTTTTAAACAGGCAATCCATGGCACTATTTTCGATATCAGTAAGCCCAATTTATATCTACTATCCATATTGGTTTGAAAGCACCCTGCTTGAATAGAAGGAGCATAATCCCATTGTGAGCCTTTGCTTTCTTTGCATTTAATGCAGTTTTCAAGATAGAATACCGTCTAAATTCACTAAAATTCATAAACGAATCAGTTTATCGCATTACTTTTGAGCCGTTTTTTAAAAAATTCAGATAGAATGGAAAATTTAGTATACTTCTTACCCGCATTTGGGATTGTTGGATTGCTTTATATGATTTATTTATATAAATGGGTTTCTAAACAAGATCCAGGAGACGCTAAAATGCAGGGGATCGCAGGTCACATAGCTGAAGGTGCCATGGCATTTTTAAAAGCTGAGTACCGTGTTTTAACCATTTACGTAGCAGTTGCTGCGTGTTTATTGGCTTTCCTGAGCTTTAAAGTGGACACAACCCATTGGACCATCGTCATTGCCTTTATTTTAGGGGCTCTTTTTTCAATAATTGCTGGATTTATAGGGATGCGAGTCGCAACCAAGGCCAATGTCCGGACCACCCAGGCAGCAAGAACTTCTTTGGTTAACGCCTTGCACGTTTCTTTTAGAGGCGGTACGGTAATGGGATTGGGTGTCGCAAGTTTGGCGGTTTTAGGTTTAAGTATCCTATTTGCCCTGTTTTTCTATTCAATTATGGGTGGAATTTGGGGCGGATCCACAGTTAAAGGAATTCAATACGATGCGGTTCATTCTATGACCATCATCCTTGAGATCCTGGCTGGATTTTCATTGGGTGCTGAATCCATTGCTTTATTTGCACGTGTTGGAGGTGGAATTTATACAAAAGCAGCCGACGTAGGAGCAGATTTGGTGGGTAAGGTTGAAAAAGGAATTCCAGAAGATGATCCTCGGAATCCTGCCACCATTGCCGATAACGTGGGAGATAATGTAGGAGACGTAGCCGGTATGGGAGCCGATTTATTTGGTTCGTATGTAGCCACCGTTCTTGCAGCAATGGTTCTTGGAAATTACGTAATCCGTGACATGGGAGGTGATATCACTGCCATGGACTCATTTAAAGGCTTAGGTCCTATTTTGCTGCCTTTGTTTTTGGCATGCATCGGCTTGATATTTTCCATTTTTGGTAGCTTCTTCGTAAAAATTAAAGGAGAGCAAGCAGGTGCCAATGATGTGCAATATGCTTTGAATATGGGTAACTGGGTTTCGCTTGCTTTAACAGCGATTGCAGCTTACTTCTGTATTGATATGTTATTGCCAGAAAAAATGCAAATGATGTTTTTTGGACAAGGGATCCATGAAGTTAGTTCGATGAATGTATTTTATGTCGTACTGATTGGTTTATTTGTTGGGGCATCCATTTCATATTTAACTGAATATTATACTGCATTGGGTAAAGGACCTGTAAATGCCATTGTTAATAAATCAGGTACCGGTGCAGCCACAAATATTATTGGAGGATTGAGCAACGGAATGCTAAGTACCGCTGGTCCGGTATTGATATTTGCTGCAGCGATTTGGATTAGCTATTCATTGGCTGGTTTTTATGGTGTATCCATTGCAGCTTCTGCCATGATGGCCACTACTGCAATGCAATTAGCGATTGATGCCTTCGGACCGATTGCTGACAATGCAGGTGGAATCGCTGAAATGTCTGAATTGCCAAAAGAAGTTCGCCAAAAAACGGATATTCTGGATTCAGTAGGAAATACGACTGCAGCCATAGGAAAAGGATTTGCAATTGCTTCTGCCGCATTGACCGCTTTAGGTTTGTTTGCAGCTTATGTTACATTTACCGGAATCGACGGAATCAATATTTTTAAAGCAGATGTATTGGCTGCACTTTTTGTCGGGGGTATGATTCCTGTAGTGTTTTCAGCATTGGCCATGAGTTCAGTAGGAACCGCAGCAATGGACATGGTAAATGAAGTACGTCGTCAATTCAGAGAAATTCCCGGAATCATGGAAGGTACCGGCAAACCAGATTATGGACGTTGTGTGGAAATTTCAACAAAAGCAGCTTTGCAACAAATGATATTACCAGGTGCAATTACTTTAATAAGCCCAATTATTATTGGCTTTGGAATGGGACCTGAAGCTTTAGGTGCTTACATGGCAGGTGTATGTGTAAGCGGTGTTGTATGGGCTATCTTCCAAAATAATGCAGGCGGTTCCTGGGATAATGCAAAAAAATCTTTTGAATCCGGGGTAACGATTGATGGTGTGGTATATCACAAAGGTTCAGATCCACATAAAGCAGCCGTTATTGGTGATACAGTTGGGGATCCGTTTAAAGATACTTCAGGTCCATCCATGAATATTTTAATTAAATTGACCTGCCTGGTCGGTTTGGTCTTGGCACCCATTTTAGGTGAAATTTATGGATCTGAACAAATGCATTCCACCAAAGAAAAAACTGAACAAATTCTTCAGAATACGCCACCTGTTGAACAGAAATAAGCAGATACCTTAGTGCTTTGACTTAGGATCCATACTTATACGATTTACAGATGAGTTCAAAAAAAGCTATCGCCGTCCAGGTGAGTTGGCTTAGTATACTATCCAACTTCATTTTAGCTATCGTCAAATGGTTGGTAGGGTATTTTGGAAATTCGTACGCATTGATCGCAGATGCGATTGAATCAACAACTGATATCCTTTCATCGATTCTGGTATTATTTGGAATTCAGTATGCTCATCGTCCGCCTGATAAAAATCATCCCTACGGACATGGCCGACTGGAGCCCCTTATAACTTTTATTGTCGTTGCATTTTTAGTTTGTTCAGCCGTTTTAATTGCCATCACCTCCATTCGCAATATCCAAACACCCCATCAAATTCCGGAATCGTATACGCTTTACTTTTTAGCAGGAATTATATTGCTAAAAGAAATTATTTATCGGAGGATCCAGTTTAAAAACCAGGAAGTTAAAAGCAGTTCACTGGCAGCAGATGCATGGCACCATCGAAGTGATGCGATCACATCCGCTGCAGCATTTATCGGAATCAGCATTGCATTGTATCTGGGACCTGGATTTGAATCGGCAGATGATTGGGCTGCATTAGTTGCTTCGGGTTTTATATTATTCAATGCATACCTCATCTTTAGACCAGCCTTGGGTGAAATTATGGATGAGCATGTTTACGATGATTTAATAAAAGAAATCAGGATGCTTTCCATGCAAGTTCCCGGAGTACTTGGAACAGAAAAATGTTTTGTCCGAAAATCTGGAATGCATTATCTGATAGACCTCCACTTAATTGTAAATGGAGACATTTCGGTGCATGAAGGGCATAGCATTTCACATGCATTAAAATCTCATTTATTGGAAGAGTTGCCTCAGATCTCTGATGTATTGATTCATATTGAACCCGCATAAGCGTGATTCCTATCCAGGTGAGACCGATTAAGAAAAATCAGTATCGTAAAAATTTGAAAGAAAGATGTAAGCTAAAAGCAAGCTTGGATGAGAGTCATTAACCAAGTAATTCCTTTACAATTGCAGATATTGCTTTTCCATCTGCAGCACCTGCAAGTTTTTTAGATGCCATCCCCATCACTTTTCCCATATCCTTGGCATCTTTTGCGCCAGTTTCTGCAATGATCTCTTGTAAAATTGACCGCAGCTCCTCCGGACTCATTTGAGCCGGTAAGTAACGCTCAATGACTTCTATTTCTTCCCGTTCAACAGAAGCTAAATCAGCGCGACCCTGTTTTTCATAAATATCCAAGGACTCCCGACGTTGCTTTACCAGTTTTTGCAATATTTGGATTGATTTATCATCATCCACCGGTTTGCCTGTACCATCAGTATTTGCTAATAAAATAGCTGCTTTGATTGCCCGAATTGCACGCAAAGCTTTTTGGTCTTGCGCCTTCATGGCTTCTTTCAGGTCGTTATTGATTTTGTCGGTAAAACTCATGGCTCGAAAAATTATGTGTACAGTAAACAAAACAAATCACAAAAGGTTCAATTAAAATAACTAAGCAATGTAAAATAATGCATTTTCAAATGCACAATTCATATTTAGCCAATTAAAAATCGTAATTTTCCATCCTAAATTATTAATAGACGCGTTCCCAATTCTTAATTCTTAATTTTTAATTCTTAATTAAAAATGCATCATCTTCAAGTACTAAGTAAAGACACAAAACTAAATAAACTGATTGCTTCGATTCCAATGGATCAGTTGCATCAAACAGGCATGAAATCTGATTTAAGAGAATATTTAGTAGGATCAATTATCAGTCAACAACTTTCAACGAAAGTGGCGAAAGTCATTCAGGATCGCTTTTTAACATTATACAAAAATAAATTTCCTACAAATAAGGCCATTCTGAAAACGGATGATGATAAATTAAGGGCCATTGGATTATCCTATCAAAAACTTTCCTACATTAAAAATATTGCTGCGTATTTTGAAGAAAATAAATTAAATGGTACGAATTGGAATGAACTGTCTGACGAAGAAATTATTAAACTGCTCATTCAAATCAAAGGAGTAGGTCAATGGACCACCGAAATGGTATTGATGTTTGGATTAAGTCGACCGGATGTATTTTCTGCCGGAGATTATGGGATTCAAATGGCCATGAAGAAATTATACAACTTGAAACTGGAAGGGAAAGACCTTCAAAAAAAAATGATTCAAATTGCTGAAAAATGGAGGCCTTACCGTTCGCATGCTTGTATGTATCTTTGGGCCTGGAAAGACGCAAAATAAAATTAATAGTATGATTGCTGCACATCAATTGGACGAAACAATTCTCAATTTTGAAAATAATGCCAAGGAATTGGATAAGCTGCTGGACCATGTCCAGGAAAAGCAAAGTTTACTTATTGATATATTAATCGGTACCCATGCCGAATTGCTTACAGAAGAAGAAATGGATTACCTCTTGTTTTTGTTTTTGGGAATCTATGGCACCTTTCAAAAACAAGCAGAAGTTCCCATATTTACCGAACAGGAAATTGCTAAAGCAGAAGAATTTAGTTGGCAAATAATCAACGAAAATAATGATTACAATACAGCCATGGATTTATTTTTTGCCGCCATTCCGGAAGAAGATGTAATGGATTTTATAGATCTTTCTATTGCACCGGATGATGAAAACGAAATAAAAATTACTGATCCGGGCCGTTTAATCTTACTGGCGGTACTCGCTGCTCTTACAAAACTTTTAGGGAAATTCTAAAAAGTCCTTTATTCAAAAATTTACTGACTTTTCCTTCTATATAGTATTTTGAATTGTGTTTGATTATAATAATTTATAAGCAATCACTTCAATTCGTTGGTTCTGTCAATTCTTTTGAAAACAAGGTTCCAATTTGATTAAATAGAATCACTAACCAGAATATCAATAAACCTGGAAATACAATGACCCACCATGCGGATGGGTTGCTTCGGGCACTGTACAATAAACCACCTAAACTAATTTCATCCACGCCCAAACCAATACCAATAAAACTTAAACTAGCTTCTAACAAAATGATATTGGCCAGTCCAAAAGCCATTACCGGAATCAAGGCTTGCATAATTTTTGGCAAAACATGTTTTGTATATACTTGCCACCCAGATTGTCCCATTGCAATGGATGCCGTAATAAAATTTTCACTCGCCGCCTTTAATGTAAAAGCCCGTGCATACTTTACCAGATAAGGAATAAAAATAAATGCGAGCATACCGGCAAACTGAATGCGATTGGGTTGAGTAAGGATTTGGAGAATAATTAATAGAATCAATAGCACTGGAATCGATTTCATGATTTCCAAATAGCGCAAACTCCAGGTATCAAGCATATAGCGAACCATTGGCTTCGAATTTCGAATAGCTATTGCAAGAGAAAATAAAACAATAACAATAAATAGTAAAGGATAGATCTGATTTGGAATTAACATCCATTCAAAGCAAATTGCTAGAACATAAACAAGCATTATTCCTGAAATCGAAAATAAAATAACAGAACCCAAAGAAATTTGCTGGTAACGCACACTGTGAAACACAACCAGGGATCCTAAACTGAGGGCAGGTATTAATGAAAATATTAGTGTCAAAAGTGCCAGACTCAAACTTTTCTTAAAACCAATAATACATGCCACCAGTAAGTCCTTTCCCAAATCATAGGAGCCTAAAATAAACAGCGTTCCATTTTTGGAATGTAATCCTGGTTTTAACCAGGCTGACTCGGGTTCGAGCTTTTGTGCATTCCGGATCAGCATCGGCCACCAGGCAAAATCATAATGCAAGTTTTGAAAGTCTCCTGCTGCTATTTCATTTAAATCGTAGAATAAAACACCATTTCCTTTTGGTTTTTCATTCCACATAAAGCTATACCATTCATTTTTGTAACTGCAAAAAACAGGCTTACTGCCTATAATAAAATCAGAAAATAAAAATATAAACACGATGCAATGAATCGATAGACTCAAGCACAAATGATTTTTCCAAAGTTGTATATAGTTTCTTTTCAAACTCATGCTTTGGAATCCAATTGAGGATTATAAATCCGGTAAAGAATGTCGCTGATTAAAAATCCAAATATGGTAAGTGCCGAACCAAGCAATAGTAAAAATTGAACCTGGGGCCAATCCCGAACAGAAATCGAATGATACATCAATCTCCCTAATCCGGGAATACTAAATATTTGTTCGATGATTAAGGAGCCTGATATTAATGCAGGGAATAAACTTCCAATCCATGCAATAAGCGGAACCATAACCACCGGAAATGCTTCGTCTTTTAATGCTTGACGATAACTCATGCCACTACTCAATGCTCGAATCCAATAAAATTTATGAGTTACTTCCTCCATCCCATTTTTTATTAACCTACTGAGATAGGCCAAAGAAGGAATAATAAAACAAACCAACGGTAAAATCATAAATTCAGGTTGTTGGATCCAAATCAACCAGGGATTTGAAATGGAAAGACTTTGCATTCCGCTTGGAAATATTTTTAAAAAATCAGGATTTGCAAAAAATAAAAGCAATAAACTTGCCAACCAAAATACCGGAATTGCATGAATCCAAATTAAACAAGAATTAATAATTTTTAAGCCAATAGACTTTGGATACATTACCGAACTGCGTCCCAACCAAATGCTGATGCATAGAATTAATCCAATGGCTGGCAGTTGAAAACTCAAAGACCATGGAAGTGCATCTTTAAATTTTTTAGAGACTGCTTGTTGATCTACAACGGACCTTCCGAAGTCGCCCGATAAATACTCAGTCAATTTATTGTGAAAATTATTGTTAACTCCATTCCACCA from Saprospiraceae bacterium includes:
- a CDS encoding ABC transporter permease subunit, which produces MSLKRNYIQLWKNHLCLSLSIHCIVFIFLFSDFIIGSKPVFCSYKNEWYSFMWNEKPKGNGVLFYDLNEIAAGDFQNLHYDFAWWPMLIRNAQKLEPESAWLKPGLHSKNGTLFILGSYDLGKDLLVACIIGFKKSLSLALLTLIFSLIPALSLGSLVVFHSVRYQQISLGSVILFSISGIMLVYVLAICFEWMLIPNQIYPLLFIVIVLFSLAIAIRNSKPMVRYMLDTWSLRYLEIMKSIPVLLILLIILQILTQPNRIQFAGMLAFIFIPYLVKYARAFTLKAASENFITASIAMGQSGWQVYTKHVLPKIMQALIPVMAFGLANIILLEASLSFIGIGLGVDEISLGGLLYSARSNPSAWWVIVFPGLLIFWLVILFNQIGTLFSKELTEPTN
- a CDS encoding ABC transporter permease, producing MVSFIFKRIGFGIFSLILVLYLSCWLIRLIPGSYNEIMLSENAGQHESQTIDPVQIPLFYFSWIPSKTDSMQTASILPQFWWNGVNNNFHNKLTEYLSGDFGRSVVDQQAVSKKFKDALPWSLSFQLPAIGLILCISIWLGRSSVMYPKSIGLKIINSCLIWIHAIPVFWLASLLLLFFANPDFLKIFPSGMQSLSISNPWLIWIQQPEFMILPLVCFIIPSLAYLSRLIKNGMEEVTHKFYWIRALSSGMSYRQALKDEAFPVVMVPLIAWIGSLFPALISGSLIIEQIFSIPGLGRLMYHSISVRDWPQVQFLLLLGSALTIFGFLISDILYRIYNPQLDSKA